Within Limanda limanda chromosome 17, fLimLim1.1, whole genome shotgun sequence, the genomic segment ACCAGGACCAAGAACGGCTGAAGAACAGAACTAGGTGTAGTTCACCTCAAACATAAACCATCAGACCCAGAATGATGAAGCCCTTTCCAGTCCTTCTCGTCTTCCTGCAGCTGAGCAGCTTCCAGCTGATGGTGGTTTCCATGCCGCCGTGCACACTGAAGGCAAACGTGGCAGAGGAAGCCCATCGCCAGCTCCGAGACCTGGTAAGAACACGACCTTTCAACTGTGCACTCGAAACCACATCTCGACAAGAACCTTGAGCCAGCTATGAACTGTTTCCTGCCTTTCCTCTAGGGGGCCCTGTTTCCTTCCCACTGCCTGCGGTACAACGTCAACATCTCATTTCCAGACACCGCCTTCCCTGCCGGCCCAGCCAGTCCCTCTAAAGTAAGCCTCTGACCTCACCTGAGCctttcaaccaatcacagagctGGATTCTTATGTTCGGGCCTTTTTTCAAATCTTAAAATTTGTGAACGCTGACATAGACTTGTCTCCTTGCAGTGCCGCAGGGCGTTATGGGTGGTGTTTGAGTCACTGCGGGGGACAAAGCTAATTATCGAGCACAATGAGTCACCTGTCGGAGAGGGCGGAGTCATGTGGGACGAAGACAAATTCAACACCTTCCAGATTCTGCAGCACCGACTGCTGAGTGACGGACGCTGTGTGAGTATGATGAGAGGTTCCCCAGGGTTCTGTGCTGGGCccactttattctttctttttctttctttctttcattcactCTTTCTTActatcttcctcctctccagctttCCATGGTGGCTGCGGCTCCAGATGTTTTCTCATCGTACTTCAGTAACGTGACAGATGTTTTGCAGCAGCAGGTAAAACTTTCTCTTCCTGCTGAACTTCAACATGAACTATaaaaatatcatatatatagtatatgatTGTATAAACTCATCAAACTCAAATAAACAAGTGATTTTTTAGGTGTTGAACTTTATTGTGACGTCAGGTTAATtgatcttttctctctgtgtgtcactcaggacagcgccccctgtggtTGGATGGCTCTGAGGAGAGATATTCTCCGGGTCCTAAAGATCGCACTGCGGAAACACCACAGCTGTTTCACATGACTGACGATCAATCAATAACTATTTGTTAAttgatatatttaatttttcatttttgatactgtcatatttatatatttatattgaaatCTGATATTTTTCACTTCACCTATTTTAACTCTAGTTTCAATGTTTGAATCAATAAAAACTACAGAATCATGAAATCTTACTTCAACTCTCTCTAGTAGATCTCAGTTCATCTAACTCAAATCCTTCCAATCCGAGCCATGTCCAGTCACTACTGGTATATCCCAGGGTTCTGTCCTGGGGCCCCTTCTGTTTATCATCAATTTACTTCCTCTTGGCCATGTCTACcgtaaatttaaaatgtatttccatttctatgcggatgacacccagctcTACCtacctccatcctccctcctacCTCCCTCTCTACATGAAACCAGATCCTGGTTCTCCTGCAACTTTCTCAAACTCAACAgtgataaaaaacaaagttcTCCTTATCGTTGTTACCATTGTTGTTTCTATTACATAGTGCACCAAATCCACCTTAACAGTTTTACCTTTACCATTGATaatatagaaatagaaatatttctctctcccctcaggtTGAGAGTCTGGAGGTCATCCTAGACAGCATCATATCTTCCCAACCTCGCATCAGTCCTGCATAGTTCCATCTACGTAACATTAATGGCCTCCGCCCGTACCTCACACCCAACAGCGCCACCATTCTTGTTCACACCCTGGTTCCATCGATTACTGTTACTCTCTTCTTTTTGGTCTCCCTCACAAATTCCTTCATAAACTTCATCTCGTACAGAATTCTGCCGCTTGCATCATTTCCACAAATTTCTCTTCACATCTTCGTcttgtgtcttctacgtgtgtgtcaccagagagatttgtttttgtttcttcgtGTTGGTATCACGTGTTAGAAGCTCATCATCTTCATTGATGCACCTGGGCACGCCAGGGTAAACGCACACCAAAAAAAAGTGGTGCTGGTCCCTTAAGCACCTGCCGGCTTACTGAACTGGGAAAGTTCAACAAACTACATCAGGTGGCTTAACATAGATGATCTCACACAAAGAAACTTAAGAACTAAGTTCACAAAATGATCCTGGACAAGCCCccattattatgttttatggCTCACACACCGAATATAATAATGAACACAAGACCgataaagtttattaaaataaaagacagaactagggctacgttgtagcacgtgcgggcccgagcacccgcacgttgaagcctgttgcggtcggtgaagagagagcgatcgatgaccaagcacATGTTGAGCACTGcagcaaggataaacgcttcacttcctgtagccagcaggcaGCTCtatgattttaagtcatgatttctttaTAGTTGTCATCAGGTCACTTCTCTTGTTTTACCTGACTAGTTTGGACTCTATTGGACGatgtatgtctgagatacagaacctcgtgttttgatggcgttgaatcaaactttgacgccaggccacggtcacagggtgtgacgaaaaatcgatctctaaaactaaatcagtttttatctccatcttgttgtgatgacactcatctcaatttgaagttgatctgatgaaagccctgagacaagtacttcaaagtaaaaatggtgaatatggtcaaaatggccactaaatgccaaatggcgggcttcctgtttactctagcatatctatccgagagacttatttgtttggaatgaaaagacacatgccccaatcattttttgtacatgtcggcaaatcgtagtgccggggcttcactttagggggcgctagtcagttattttgccacgcccattccttaaaatcATATGAatgtcttcaggggggggctgttgatacacacatgtagtttgagggagatggacccatgaacacgTAAGTTacagccattttgccacgcccattttcGAATACTCTAGAttagaatacgtacattttcactttaaaagaTTTTTGAGCACGTTGAAGACCTTAAAAAGCCCactcactacgctcagaataatccttacaatttcaatagggcctctcactaACTTCAGCCctgacgggcccgagcacacgcacgttgaagcctgttgcggtcagTGGAGAGAGCGATCCATGACCAAGCACACGTCTCCGCATTGCATGCGTTTTGTGCTCTGAGGCAAGGagaaacgcttcacttcctgcgtctgtcatGCACCGCTGGACCACGCTCACTAATCACGCGTTACGTTCCACCCCATCAAGTTAGACCCCATAGTGAAAACTTTATCTAAATccaatttagttttaaaacgaggcttacctctttttggcagtaggtggtgctatcactATCACTTtactagactaatagatctgttcaggtaaTATCACTCTTTTCTCTAAAAGCTTTCGTCTGTGCATCTAAGACATGAGGATTCGACCATCACTGACATTacagcaaactgacaacaaagaatgatttgcttaatgaatcctttgatgtgtTATTTTCTATATACAGCTCATTTGatctgtatattgtaaagcagccaagagcagctcatcaaagtttaaaacatgtcacttcctgtagccagcaggtggccaGTAATGATAAGTtaatattgatatggatctgatcagggcgggaTTGTGAATGTGCTAATGAGgatgaaagaacaatgcacagaggagttataataaatccctcttttttggcGAATCATCGAAATGTCaggccacgccacggtcacaccgtgtgatgaaatcatatcGAGGtcgtttatatctccatcttgttgagatgacattcacagaaattgaagttgatctaatgaaagcccaaggacaagttcatcagatgtatttgtttgtcatgaactCTTGACAAACTCTTGTCTCACAAgtctagtttggagttgattgcactttgtgtgtctgagacacagaacattgtgttttgatggcgtgtaatcaaacgtTTACGCCACGCCAcgatcacaccgtgtgatgacaACTCGAAATTGAAGGTAGTTTATacctccatcttgttgtgatgacactcatgtccatatgaagttgatctgatgaaaaccctgggacaagtacgtcaaagatAAAATTTAGAaaacggccaaaatggccactaaatcaaaaatggcgggcttcctgttgcgtttttcccattgcacccctgacttttttttgtctagtcatgatacaACCGGtctacgatttttgtgaagatcggtgaacGCTAACTGAGAGGcttccttagatggcgctgttgagccattttgccacgcccatttcaaattactccagaatacaattactttttttgaatttcctgccaactttggtaagaatttgagcgcctaggcctgaaaaagcccaaaagcgaaatacaaatccttcgaaatacaataggaCCTCCCActggtgctcgggccctaataactgCAAAGTTAGCAGACACCAAAATGATGAGAATAGAGAGAGACATCTGTATATAAAGGATCTGTATAAATAAGCTTAGCCCACTTATGAGCCCAGGTGCCTATCAATCACATGATCAACCAACAGGAAGGAGggacaaagcaaaacaaagacaaaaacaggaagtaacaGCTTAACATTGAGCCCGGAAACAGCCTACTGAAAATGTTTCATCTGTTCAGTTACAAATGTCCTACAATAAAGAtcagatgtttttaaataacGGTAAAGGTTCTTGAATAAAGTGAAAGGTTCTTTGGAGAACACAGATCACAAACAACACGCCTGGTTCATCCTGTTTGCTCATTAAATAACTTCAACCAGTCTCTGACGTCACCGCCATCCAAAGCGTCAGCTGGGGAAAGATACGGCAACAACACAGTGAAACAACGGCATCTTATTGTCGTTGTGACGGAGCGgcaacacttcacacacagtcacacacacacacacacacagtcacacacacacacaaacacacagtcacacacacacagtcacacacacacagtcactcacacacacaaacacacagtcacacacacacacacagtcacacaaacacacacacaaacacacacacagtcacacacacacagtcacacacacacacacacacagtcacacacacacacacacacacacactttcactcttCCTGTTACAGTTCCtggttgatcactatctaaccatcatctattctgttcacacacacacacacacacacacacacacacacacacacacacacacacacacacacacacacagtcacacacacacacacacacagtctcacacacacacacacacacacacacacacacacacacttaccagcAGTTAGGGAAGCAGCGCATTCAGCTCGCCATCAGCGTAAAGCTGGATGGGACAACCCGAACACAACTTCCTGTCCGGTTAAATAGCTTccggttgttttttttcttaagatAATTAAGAAACTTAATGTTTATGTTGATACCGTTTTGTTTAGAAAAGTAATGTGATTTGTTTAAAGTGAGTTACAGAGAAGGTAACATCAGAGCTAAGGAGAGCATGGGACAAGAGGTTTTTCCTGTCGATTCGATTTGatttaaagtattttctttttcttgagtAATTCTTGTAAATGTCCAGGAGAGCATCTTGGAGCCGGCTGAAATAAATTTGAAACAACACTTTGACTTCGCCTGTGTTTTCACACTcttttgaggagtttttaagaGAGACCCCGCCACATTcgtattgtgtttatttttgtaatacATTTTAACCAACAATGAACAAAGTGCTCTCTCTGGATCTTATTTTGGAAACAAGGCTAGAAAATAGGACATTGAAATAGGCGTTAAATGGAAAACCCTATAAGTAAAACGTATGAGTCTTTGCCACTACATTCGTCAGATGGGCCTGGGTTTGTTATCGGAGGATTTTCGGAGCAGTATGCAGAGAAAAGATCAAGGAAACGCTGGCCTGTCGCCTGCTGGAGTAGACAAAGAACACTTGAGAGCAGTTATGTGCTCCCAACACATGCATTTTTTAAGCATAATTTGTTCTGCCACCTCTTATCtgtgtggaagaaaaaaaagtttgaattgTCGATTTGAATTCTGAACCTTCCTGAGTGAAATCAAGTATTTCAGCAGTTGTCATAAGTGCTGTTTGAATTGTCATCCCACAATTCTCTGCGGCAGCAACATTAAAGTGACACAACCacttaaatagaaaaaaatagaacagctGATTTACTCTCATGATCCAGATGTGAATCATCACATGATCGTCTGATTTCTTCTGTCACCAACAAACATGAAgaacttcatcatcatcacaactaAATATTCATGTCAGATGGAGGCAGATTTCCGCTCCATGGTTCTAACAGCTTCTGCTTCATTTGTCTCTCATCCCGTGACGTATTCTATGAGGTCATGTAttagtggttaggaaaggagatcAGGATCTCAGGTTCAGGAGAGTTGAATCATGTGACACCAGCTTGACCGCCTCTATGGGGAATGAGCTGATTACACAACAGACTACAGGTTTaagtcttttattgtgaagcagcaaAAGAAGTTGAACAGGAAGCCATCCTCCTGCACAGGGTCTGTCTGGCTCTTTGCCGTGCTGGTAAACAGGAAATAGACATGGGCGGggtttacatgtttttattgatttattttcataatgataaaaagaacataaaaaacagctgtgatgtcacagaacCAGTTGAtgacacatgaggaagaggGCGGGGCTTCAAGGACGCAGCAGTCTGTCTCAGCCAATCAAGGGCAGGGGCAGCACAGGGGGTGGAGCTAAACAGAAGAACTGCCTGTCAGaatgtcgcctagcaacagcaGTCCTCCAGCCAATTGGAGAAGGGGACAGGGCTTGGCTCTAGCAGGAGGCGTGTTCAcgtgagggggcgtggctaaagGACATCATCACTCTCAGCCGTGTGGAGCTGCGTGTCGTCAGCGTCCGTCATGATGCTGCTGTCCTGACTGTCGTCCACCTCCGCTGCTAACAGGGGAGACAGGTAAAGAGcaacagacaggtggagagggATGATCATTCAGTTGTACTACCAAGAATAAACTGAATTAATAAATCGTTCAGTAATCATTGTTATCACCTTCGTCCTCGGGCAGGTATCTTTTATCAATGGCTTCTTTGATCTGGTTATTGGCTCCTTTAGGATCCAGATCCATCGCCCAGCTGAAGTTCATGAGAGCCAGGTGGGTGTGTCCCAGCTTCTTATACACCTGACAGACaggttagagacagacaggtgagtagAATTGTGTATGTAAACAATGgttgttgtgtattttaaaacTAGAGGGAACATGAGAAGATGTGAAACGACGGGAACAGTTAAAACATTCAGTCGTCtaggtcacaggtcagagaaGAGCAGCTGTTTGTTACCTTTCCTATGAGGAAATAAACCAGAGACTCTTTAGGAACAATCTGCTTCAACTCCTCCAACTCCTGAAGAGCagcctgcagagagagacagacaggtcagagagacagacaggtcagagagacagacaggtcagagagacacacaggtcagagagacacacaggtcagagagacacacaggtcagagagacacacaggtcagagagacacacaggtcaGATCGTATTGATTACCTTGTACTTGTCGTTGGCGAACAATATCGATGCTCTATGGAATTTGCAGAGTGGGTTTTTGGGATCAATCCCGATCGCTCGATTCAGAGTTTCTAAAGCTGCATCAGACTTCTTCAACGCATGctgcacctacacacacacacacacacacacagagtcattgTTCTGACTGGAGGATGCTAAACATGCTAACAGAGCAGGTATTATCAATCGCAGAGGGTAACAATGCTAACATACAACTCCGATGTGGCAGAGCAGCACGGAGCTCTGAGGGTTGATGCTCAAAGCTTTCTTGAAATGGATTTCTGCCAAATTGAACTTCTCCTGTTTGTAGTAAATCATCCCGAGACcgtacctacacacacacacacacacacacaaagacacacaaactgtcacatCGACTCTAAAACAGACTATTCAGACTCGTTTGATCCCTGACCGTTACCACGGCTACTGTACCATGCGTTGTAGTGTCGGTTGTTGACTCTGATGGCGTTTCGGAAGCAGGCGAGTGCTCGGTCCAACTCCTCGGTCAAAACAAACTCGTGACCCAACAGAGTGTAAGCATACGCAAAGCCTGGGTCAACCTGAGGCACAGACAggttgagaaaaagaaaggtttAGAAGGTAGACACGGGTGCTCTGAGAGTGAAAGGCATGCAGACACCTGTCTCCCGCTCTCTCACACGACAAAGAGTCAGCCCTGACCTCGCTAACCATGGTAACCATTCTAACAGAAACTCACCTGGATCGCTCTCTGGAAGAACTTTATGGCGATGTCATGTTCCCTCTGCAGGCTGAAGCAGTTTCCTGCAACACACCAggcctgcagacagacaggagaccagaagaaccagagagacagacaggtgatcagaaagacagaaaccggagagacagacaggaactaaagacagacaggtgatcagacagagaggaaacactgaggcagACAGAatccagagagacagacaggtgatcagAGAGACAGGAACCACAGGGACAGGGGACTTCTGACCTCAGGACAGTTCTTGTCCATGTCTGTCAGGTCTTTGGAAAGCGCAGACAGAGCGACATCTTTCTGCAGGTGCCACAGAGTCGTTGAATAAATCTCCATCCCCTCGACTCGGAACGACTCGATCCTGCGAACCTCGCTAAACACACGCTCCGCCTGCGGACACACAACGCCATGACAACCTGTTACCTGTGTGCGTGTCAGGGGAAATGTTACCTGTGTGCATTTGTCAGGGGAGTGTTACCTGTGTGTACTCAGCCAGCTCAAAGTAAGCCCTGCCGATGTGGGTGAGGACCCAGCCGGTGTTGTAGTgctggggagggagggacgTCAGGATGTTGATGGCTTCTTTGCAGTTGTAGGAGCACAGCGCCTGGTAACCGCGCCCAAGTTCCCGTAGCAACGCCATGACGCTGTCTGAGTGCAGCACAGAGGACAAACCTCATTAACAACTTCCTGTTCCCACTGTAGACGTTCAGACCAGAAACCAGGCTCCGGCTTTAGTCCAGATTTACACTGAAGATGGAGGTTAATTTCTACAGGTGAGACAGCAGGGGTCACTAAGGTCATCAGCTGTGATGCTAGAGAATTGTTAGGTTTAGTTAATAACAGTTGGAAGTGGCCGCACCTCTGTCTGTTATTAGATTTTGATGAACcgatagagaaagagaaagttggaacaaagagaaaaattTAAGTGGATTAGTTGTTATTATTTGTTGAGATGGTTTATATGTGTAATGTAGTTATATATTAAGAAAAAGGAAAGGGGAAACTCAAACTACATTTACTTTGGCTTAGGGTACAAATTTGAGAGATATGGGTAAAAGGCAGATTGGCAGTTCAGACTGACCCCCccacctcagtgtgtgttttacctgcAGCAGCTCGTTGGTGCTGGATCTTGGTGTCAGGTAGACTCAGACCAGGATCCAGTCTCAGGATGTCCAGACTCTCGTTCAGGTTGCTGCTGTTTGACGTCTTGGTTgatttacatttagtttttctgtttgGAATTTTTGTTGGAAACTTCATCTTTAACTTCTTACTGTTCTCCTGTAGAGAAACAACCAGTGTTAGAATGGCAGTCAAAGCACTACATAAATCTGTTGCCCCACCCAGTGGTGCAGTTTGGTACCTTGGCAGTGGAGCTGGCACTAGTGAAGAGTCTTGAGCTTCTCCTGGGCTGAACGTTTGGAGGACCAGACATACTGGGACTGAGCACCTGCGGAGAgccactgacagacagacaggtcgtCAGATACTGGGACTGAGCACCTGAAGAGTTCACGGCAAACAGacaacagagacagatgtgtcTTCAAAGACCCCTTAATGAatatcacctgtctgtctctttgcctGCCTGTCAAACTTGTCGTTTTCTGAttggagcagagggggggggggctctgtgaTTCGTCATAATAGTTACCTGGTGTGTGGTGCGGAGGTCTGGGATTGGTTGAAGGGGATGGGAAGAACGTCTCTGCTGTTGCCGCTCTGACTGAAGACAGACTTTGACTGACTGATCCTGGAcacagactgagagaaagagacagacaggtgaacagagagacagacaggtgaacagagagacagacaggtgaacacgCCTGTCTCGGGTCAGTGGCTTCCAGATGTTCGTTGTTGGCCTCTCCTTATCTGTTACATGTTTACTTCTCTCCATGTGGAATCAAACACATCAAAAGTTGTTGTCCAAATGTCGCATGTGTTCTCGTTAAGACATTGACCTTTTTCTATTGTCACATGACATTAATCTTCATACAGTAAACGACAGGAAAAGAACCATCCACAAAACTTTTATCGTGTTTCCTGTTCAATCACATGACTGAGGTGACCCTGGTGAGGGGAGTGGCCTCCACACATGAACACCTGTGGCTGTTATACATAGCATTAGGGCTGAatgatttggggaaataatctaattgcgatttttttcccccataatTGCGATTGCaatttaatatgcgatttttttcTGTCGACCAAGGCAGCCCGACCAACCTCCGTACGCAAGGGTCTCGcgacctccgctgctcaagtgaCGAGacagtttttattaaataatgttatagataaaaaacggagaaatgcacagg encodes:
- the cdc27 gene encoding cell division cycle protein 27 homolog isoform X1, whose protein sequence is MTVLQEPVQAAVWQALNHYAYLDAVFLAERLYAEVRSEEALYLLATCYYRSGKPYKAYRLLKAHSCSTPQVRFLLAKCCVELSKLAEGEQVLIGGVLNKQKSQDDIITEFGDSASFTLSLLGHIYCKTDRVAKGAECFQRSSTLNPFLWSPFQNLCHLGEKPDPDQVFRLSSLQNSSIAPPPPSVSPAQNPSHRLDTALMETPQDTLELNRLNLESSNGKLTSDMSVSYIDSSLISPETGSLLGNTVSMASAGSLLAKQNKPKSGRSLLGGPAALSPLTPSFGILPLDPSPGDPTYLQNYSATMETQTTGPNKKSVSRISQSKSVFSQSGNSRDVLPIPFNQSQTSAPHTSGSPQVLSPSMSGPPNVQPRRSSRLFTSASSTAKENSKKLKMKFPTKIPNRKTKCKSTKTSNSSNLNESLDILRLDPGLSLPDTKIQHQRAAADSVMALLRELGRGYQALCSYNCKEAINILTSLPPQHYNTGWVLTHIGRAYFELAEYTQAERVFSEVRRIESFRVEGMEIYSTTLWHLQKDVALSALSKDLTDMDKNCPEAWCVAGNCFSLQREHDIAIKFFQRAIQVDPGFAYAYTLLGHEFVLTEELDRALACFRNAIRVNNRHYNAWYGLGMIYYKQEKFNLAEIHFKKALSINPQSSVLLCHIGVVQHALKKSDAALETLNRAIGIDPKNPLCKFHRASILFANDKYKAALQELEELKQIVPKESLVYFLIGKVYKKLGHTHLALMNFSWAMDLDPKGANNQIKEAIDKRYLPEDEAAEVDDSQDSSIMTDADDTQLHTAESDDVL
- the cdc27 gene encoding cell division cycle protein 27 homolog isoform X2 encodes the protein MTVLQEPVQAAVWQALNHYAYLDAVFLAERLYAEVRSEEALYLLATCYYRSGKPYKAYRLLKAHSCSTPQVRFLLAKCCVELSKLAEGEQVLIGGVLNKQKSQDDIITEFGDSASFTLSLLGHIYCKTDRVAKGAECFQRSSTLNPFLWSPFQNLCHLGEKPDPDQVFRLSSLQNSSIAPPPPSVSPAQNPSHRLDTALMETPQDTLELNRLNLESSNGKLTSDMSVSYIDSSLISPETGSLLGNTVSMASAGSLLAKQNKPKSGRSLLGGPAALSPLTPSFGILPLDPSPGDPTYLQNYSATMETQTTGPNKKSVSRISQSKSVFSQSGNSRDVLPIPFNQSQTSAPHTSGSPQVLSPSMSGPPNVQPRRSSRLFTSASSTAKENSKKLKMKFPTKIPNRKTKCKSTKTSNSSNLNESLDILRLDPGLSLPDTKIQHQRAAADSVMALLRELGRGYQALCSYNCKEAINILTSLPPQHYNTGWVLTHIGRAYFELAEYTQAERVFSEVRRIESFRVEGMEIYSTTLWHLQKDVALSALSKDLTDMDKNCPEAWCVAGNCFSLQREHDIAIKFFQRAIQVDPGFAYAYTLLGHEFVLTEELDRALACFRNAIRVNNRHYNAWYGLGMIYYKQEKFNLAEIHFKKALSINPQSSVLLCHIGVVQHALKKSDAALETLNRAIGIDPKNPLCKFHRASILFANDKYKAALQELEELKQIVPKESLVYFLIGKVYKKLGHTHLALMNFSWAMDLDPKGANNQIKEAIDKRYLPEDEAEVDDSQDSSIMTDADDTQLHTAESDDVL